One stretch of Bacteroidota bacterium DNA includes these proteins:
- the hypB gene encoding hydrogenase nickel incorporation protein HypB: MPVITVERKVLAKNDEVAAANRELFGKRGLFTINMLSSPGSGKTTLIEKTLGLLNPELRVQVIEGDIQTDLDAQRVSALGVPVVQIVTNGACHLEAQLVQDSFRQLPDEPADLLIIENVGNLVCPSGYDLGEDLKVVVLSITEGADKPLKYPKMFRNATVLLINKSDLEPYVDCKVADVKANALSINPDLTVFAVSARSGAGLADWVKWLEGKAGRR, translated from the coding sequence ATGCCTGTCATCACCGTGGAACGGAAAGTGTTGGCGAAAAACGACGAAGTGGCTGCAGCGAACCGCGAATTGTTCGGCAAGCGCGGCCTGTTTACCATCAACATGCTCAGTTCGCCGGGCTCGGGTAAGACGACCCTTATCGAAAAAACGCTCGGTCTGCTGAATCCGGAACTACGGGTGCAGGTGATTGAAGGAGATATTCAGACCGATCTGGATGCGCAGCGGGTGTCGGCACTGGGCGTTCCGGTGGTGCAGATTGTAACCAACGGAGCCTGTCATCTGGAAGCGCAACTGGTTCAGGATTCTTTTCGCCAACTGCCCGATGAACCGGCCGATCTGCTGATTATTGAAAATGTGGGAAATCTGGTTTGTCCCTCCGGCTATGATCTGGGTGAGGACCTGAAGGTGGTGGTTCTTTCCATCACCGAAGGTGCAGATAAGCCACTGAAATACCCGAAAATGTTCCGCAATGCCACGGTCCTGCTGATCAATAAATCTGATCTGGAGCCGTATGTCGATTGTAAAGTGGCCGATGTGAAAGCCAATGCTCTTTCCATCAATCCGGATCTGACGGTGTTTGCCGTTTCGGCCCGGTCGGGTGCCGGACTTGCAGACTGGGTAAAGTGGCTGGAAG
- a CDS encoding TonB-dependent receptor: MTTLLFFLLAGTLETGTLATSGINGYVRDGSTGEPLISANVFIPALSRGAVTNQRGFFTLAGLPAGVHKLRVSYLGYQTLEKPVEVTDGKMSRVTIELKPADVVTGEILVEDEGGPAFENTVSTISLSAASLQRLPSIGEPDILRTLKLIPGVQSVNEISSGLYIRGGSPDQNLILLDGVTVYNPSHLFGFFSTFNPDAVKDVKLMKGGFPVEYGGRLAAVLDVTNKDGNRNKTDVSGGIGLISSRLQAEGPWKYGSYMISGRRTYLDLFTSLVDSDEIPDYYFYDFNFKMTVDAIEDNRLALSVYTGDDILAYNNLPDSGPRQKLNLDWGNRIAALEWTRILSDDWFITTIGSYSRFYNETRAELGNGFDIRFVNQIEDWTVKSTAEYAPSPDHRMKVGASFSRFRFSYNNRIGDTGFQNNIVEEPWLLSAFIQDDWRPDALLTLTPGVRYTFYAPGKRHLVEPRLQARYQQTENLAFTASAGHYIQYTTVNVNDVASFADLWFPIDETIRPQTAQQYIAGMDYRFGGQYLLNIETYVKPMQNITEFRRENELNERDLNKVFFIGKGLSRGFEVFMQKQREALTGWIGYTWSETERQFDEINNGDWYPAKWDFTHNIVVTATYDLGNRWSLGGNFVYTTGSTYTVPTGYYELGPPGETRKYLRAGPKNAYRLEPYHRMDLSAARTWEAWGAAWRLSFNIYNVYNHRNVWFRDYEFSEPGTPPAVTDVRLIPILPTVEISFKF, from the coding sequence ATGACAACACTACTTTTTTTTCTGCTCGCCGGAACCCTCGAAACCGGCACCCTCGCCACTTCTGGCATTAACGGCTATGTACGGGATGGTTCCACCGGCGAACCGCTCATCAGCGCCAATGTCTTCATTCCCGCCCTGTCGCGCGGGGCCGTCACCAATCAGCGCGGATTTTTCACCCTGGCCGGACTTCCGGCCGGCGTGCATAAACTCAGGGTCAGCTACCTGGGCTATCAGACTCTGGAGAAACCGGTCGAGGTGACCGATGGGAAAATGTCGCGCGTGACCATTGAACTGAAACCGGCCGATGTGGTGACCGGTGAAATCCTGGTCGAGGATGAAGGCGGTCCTGCTTTTGAAAACACGGTATCCACCATCAGTCTGTCGGCCGCCAGTCTGCAGCGTCTGCCCAGCATCGGTGAGCCCGACATCCTTCGCACACTCAAACTGATTCCCGGTGTGCAGTCGGTGAATGAAATCAGTTCCGGCCTTTACATCCGGGGCGGATCACCCGATCAGAATCTCATTCTGCTCGATGGGGTGACCGTCTACAATCCATCTCACCTGTTCGGATTTTTCAGCACGTTTAATCCCGATGCAGTCAAGGATGTGAAACTGATGAAAGGCGGATTTCCGGTGGAATATGGTGGCCGGCTGGCCGCCGTGCTCGATGTCACCAACAAGGATGGTAACCGGAATAAAACCGATGTGTCGGGTGGTATTGGTCTGATCAGTTCACGCCTTCAGGCCGAAGGACCGTGGAAATACGGATCCTACATGATATCCGGCCGGCGCACCTACCTCGATCTGTTCACCTCTTTGGTGGACTCGGATGAAATTCCCGATTATTATTTCTACGATTTTAACTTCAAAATGACGGTCGATGCCATTGAGGATAACCGTCTGGCACTATCGGTCTACACCGGTGATGATATTCTGGCATATAACAATCTGCCCGATTCGGGTCCGCGCCAGAAACTGAATCTGGATTGGGGAAACCGGATTGCCGCCCTGGAATGGACCCGCATTTTATCGGATGACTGGTTCATCACCACCATTGGTTCCTACAGCCGGTTTTACAATGAAACCCGCGCCGAACTGGGCAATGGCTTCGACATCCGGTTTGTGAATCAGATCGAAGACTGGACCGTGAAATCCACCGCGGAATATGCACCTTCACCCGACCACCGGATGAAAGTGGGCGCCTCCTTCAGCCGGTTCCGGTTTTCTTACAATAACCGGATCGGCGATACCGGTTTTCAGAATAACATTGTGGAAGAACCGTGGTTACTCTCGGCCTTCATTCAGGATGACTGGCGCCCCGATGCCCTGCTGACCCTGACTCCCGGTGTGCGTTATACCTTTTATGCTCCCGGCAAACGCCATCTTGTTGAACCACGGTTGCAGGCCCGGTATCAGCAGACCGAAAACCTGGCCTTTACCGCCTCGGCCGGACATTACATTCAATACACCACCGTCAACGTGAACGATGTGGCTTCCTTTGCCGATCTCTGGTTCCCCATCGATGAAACGATACGTCCGCAAACGGCCCAACAGTACATTGCCGGCATGGATTACCGCTTTGGGGGTCAGTATCTGCTCAACATCGAGACCTATGTGAAACCCATGCAGAACATCACCGAATTCCGCCGGGAAAATGAACTGAATGAGCGCGATCTGAACAAGGTGTTTTTTATCGGAAAAGGACTGTCGCGTGGGTTCGAAGTCTTTATGCAGAAACAGCGGGAAGCACTCACTGGCTGGATCGGCTACACCTGGTCGGAAACCGAACGTCAATTCGATGAAATCAACAACGGAGACTGGTACCCGGCCAAGTGGGATTTTACGCATAACATCGTGGTGACCGCAACTTACGATCTCGGCAACCGCTGGTCACTTGGCGGCAATTTCGTGTACACCACCGGTTCCACTTACACCGTTCCCACCGGGTATTATGAACTGGGACCCCCGGGTGAAACCCGCAAATACCTGCGCGCCGGACCGAAAAACGCCTACCGGCTCGAGCCGTACCACCGCATGGATCTGTCGGCAGCCCGCACCTGGGAAGCGTGGGGAGCCGCCTGGAGGCTTTCGTTTAACATTTACAACGTGTACAACCACCGGAATGTCTGGTTCCGCGATTACGAGTTTTCCGAACCGGGAACACCGCCCGCCGTCACCGATGTGCGTCTGATTCCCATTCTGCCAACGGTTGAAATTTCCTTTAAATTCTGA